In one Salvelinus sp. IW2-2015 linkage group LG26, ASM291031v2, whole genome shotgun sequence genomic region, the following are encoded:
- the LOC111952951 gene encoding SNF-related serine/threonine-protein kinase: MATSKSGYEGKIAGLYDLDRTLGKGHFAVVKLARHVFTGQLVAVKVIDKTKLDTMATGHLLQEVRCMKLVQHPNVVRLYEVIDTATKLYLILELGDGGDMYDYILRHEGGVAEDTAKVHFAQIVQSISYCHRLHVVHRDLKPENVVFFRQQGTVKLTDFGFSNLFKPGTMLMTSCGSLAYSAPEILLGDEYDAPAVDIWSLGVILFMLVCGQPPFQETNDSETLTMIMDCRYTVPAHVSADCKDLISRMLQRDPSSRASLEEIENHSWLQGVNPSPTGHSAAPLTSHHSLSQEEHEIILQAMISGNIAYRDAIQQALEADQYNHITATYYLLGERILRDKQEQPSEIPKVDSSWAEPSQLQRPRSEPLDLEQKGLHGLLAGCPRRGVSDAGDFLTHRPLLLQPQPSRTESPFPEYSTEPCLGLTLRPSPPDEPPQVKSLGALQLICEEEEEEEDEVEETGKPHVGFHNIQTLPHIIGLVSTSVSTEQSSPMLTAPEAPQSPVRVVPGQGEETXQLATSVEEALETERGEWDRELQARVSSHSREMEPDQVAARQEQEQGTMESGEKPMEEGDMSCDLLRLGSHLTSDQPIYGSSISPHPPYLPRLGGVQCCCGQQETPSPDIIEGEDAILKNNNTTTESKPKLLVQGGGSTPGASPRSLPHNHCVDLGPDGVETTRKLGGPGGDTPEELQLERSHNASQGRLGPRETGTDPTFRLDPGKGKNVNLRDRLLQFPLCEKALSFNIQPTSKEKLLPFAQYNCCHVL, translated from the exons ATGGCTACTTCTAAGAGTGGCTACGAGGGCAAGATCGCCGGCCTCTACGACCTGGATCGCACGCTGGGGAAAGGCCACTTCGCCGTGGTCAAGCTGGCCCGCCACGTCTTCACAGGCCAGCTGGTGGCGGTCAAGGTGATTGACAAGACCAAGTTGGACACCATGGCGACGGGCCACCTGCTGCAGGAGGTGCGCTGTATGAAGCTGGTGCAGCACCCCAACGTGGTGCGGCTCTACGAGGTCATTGACACCGCCACCAAGCTCTACCTCATCCTGGAGCTGGGCGATGGAGGGGACATGTATGACTATATCCTGCGCCACGAGGGTGGAGTGGCCGAGGACACTGCTAAAGTTCACTTCGCCCAGATCGTCCAGTCCATCTCCTACTGCCACCGGCTCCATGTGGTGCACCGAGACCTCAAGCCAGAGAATGTGGTATTCTTCAGGCAGCAGGGAACAGTCAAGCTGACCGACTTCGGCTTCAGCAACCTATTCAAGCCCGGGACCATGCTGATGACCAGCTGTGGTTCGCTGGCTTACTCCGCCCCAGAGATCCTGCTGGGGGATGAGTATGACGCTCCGGCTGTAG ATATTTGGTCACTGGGGGTGATCCTCTTCATGCTGGTGTGTGGACAGCCGCCTTTCCAGGAGACCAATGACAGTGAGACGCTCACCATGATTATGGACTGTCGCTACACCGTCCCCGCCCATGTCTCCGCAGACTGTAAAGA ttTGATCTCCCGTATGCTGCAGAGGGACCCGTCTAGCCGTGCCTCCCTGGAGGAGATCGAGAACCACTCCTGGCTGCAGGGGGTCAACCCCTCCCCCACAGGGCACAGTGCCGCCCCCCTCACCTCCCACCACAGCCTGTCCCAGGAGGAACACGAGATCATCCTCCAAGCCATGATCAGCGGCAACATCGCTTACCGCGATGCCATCCAACA GGCTCTAGAAGCGGATCAATACAACCACATCACAGCCACGTATTACCTGCTGGGGGAGCGCATCCTGAGAGACAAGCAGGAGCAGCCCAGCGAGATCCCGAAAGTCGACAGTTCATGGGCCGAGCCATCACAACTCCA GAGGCCGCGGTCTGAGCCTCTGGATCTGGAGCAGAAGGGGCTCCATGGCCTGCTGGCTGGCTGTCCCCGCCGAGGGGTGTCTGATGCTGGGGACTTCTTGACCCACAGGCCCCTGCTGCTTCAGCCACAGCCAAGTCGCACAGAGAGCCCCTTCCCTGAGTACAGCACGGAGCCCTGCCTGGGGCTCACCCTGCGCCCTTCACCCCCTGACGAACCGCCACAGGTCAAGAGCCTGGGAGCCCTGCAGCTCATctgtgaagaggaagaggaggaggaagatgaggtggAAGAGACAGGCAAACCACATGTTGGATTTCATAATATTCAAACACTGCCTCATATAATAGGCTTGGTATCAACCTCTGTGTCTACAGAACAGTCTAGTCCCATGCTCACAGCTCCAGAGGCGCCACAGAGCCCAGTCAGAGTAGTCCCAGGTCAGGGAGAGGAAACAMGCCAGTTGGCCACCTCAGTGGAGGAAgcactggagacagagaggggggagtgggaCAGGGAGCTGCAGGCCAGGGTTTCTAGCCACAGCAGAGAGATGGAGCCTGACCAGGTGGCAGCcagacaggaacaggaacagggtaCGATGGAGTCAGGGGAGAAGCCCATGGAGGAAGGAGACatgtcatgtgacctactgaggCTAGGTAGTCATTTGACTTCAGACCAGCCAATCTATGGTAGTTCGATCAGCCCTCACCCTCCATACCTGCCTCGCCTCGGGGGGGTGCAGTGTTGTTGTGGGCAACAGGAAACTCCCAGCCCAGACATCATAGAAGGGGAAGATGCTATtcttaaaaacaacaacaccaccacagagTCCAAGCCTAAGCTCCTGGTGCAGGGTGGGGGGTCCACCCCAGGCGCCTCACCCCGCTCTCTGCCCCATAACCACTGTGTGGACCTGGGCCCCGACGGGGTGGAGACGACCCGCAAGCTGGGAGGGCCTGGGGGGGACACTCCGGAGGAGCTTCAATTAGAGAGATCCCACAATGCATCACAGGGTCGCCTTGGGCCCAGGGAGACGGGGACCGACCCTACGTTCAGACTGGATCCTGGAAAGGGGAAGAATGTGAACCTGAGAGACCGCCTGCTGCAGTTCCCTCTCTGTGAGAAGGCCCTGTCCTTCAACATCCAGCCCACCTCCAAGGAGAAACTCCTGCCCTTCGCCCAGTACAACTGCTGCCATGTACTGTAG